One genomic region from Nitrospira sp. encodes:
- a CDS encoding cytochrome ubiquinol oxidase subunit I, whose product MGLLTGKRVFSIMALCMMVGLLLLPIVIALPSPAIGEEAPAGDAAKKDGDKVEKGRDVYYKTEGIVVGAPAPKTTDGPKDYPRYNFESRVLIWFANQQHLYYGSFVLAVPIFCMIIEFMGVVTKDKALAKRYDQLAYDFIKISLTAYSLTAILGGILIFTFLTLYPAFFGYLSSIFRPVMHIYALMFVAESGTLYIYYYGWDKMKEGFLKWIHLSMSVVLNVIGTLLMFLANSWIGFMMSPAGVDEQGRYLGNIWHVIHTALWNPLNLHRILGNMAFGGGVVAAYAAYKFLSAKTEEDRAHYDWMGYIAMALGVAFLIPLPFAGYWLMREVYAYRQQMGITLMGGLLAWLFIIQATMIGILFLSTNYYLWQAMGRMRGAEKYQRYIKYLVFLLICGFLVFITPHTMVMSPAELKAMGGQQHPVLGNFGVMSAKNGGINVIITTTVLSFIWYMRGNKVSTVSWAKFGNIFMGVFFACAYINIIWLAIYGYYIPANVRVGLSVPQVATTLSCLFFMFALNTVMMKGAKQMGPIEWGKISVRSQYALIMLATAFTWMMALMGYIRSSVRLFWHVNEIMRDNSPWAYTHTVGFAANMISFNVLFFWISILFVFWMGSLAAKKAPVEAKAGIPGSVPQPAASH is encoded by the coding sequence ATGGGCCTTTTAACCGGCAAGCGCGTATTTTCGATCATGGCGCTCTGCATGATGGTCGGCCTCCTTCTACTCCCAATCGTCATAGCTCTGCCTTCGCCGGCTATCGGTGAAGAGGCTCCTGCTGGCGATGCGGCGAAGAAGGATGGAGATAAAGTTGAGAAGGGTCGGGATGTCTATTACAAGACAGAGGGTATCGTAGTCGGCGCTCCCGCTCCTAAGACCACGGATGGTCCCAAGGACTATCCGCGATACAACTTCGAAAGTCGTGTCTTGATCTGGTTCGCCAACCAACAGCATCTTTATTATGGGAGCTTCGTGTTGGCTGTGCCGATTTTCTGTATGATCATCGAGTTCATGGGCGTCGTGACCAAGGACAAGGCGCTTGCGAAGCGTTACGATCAACTGGCCTATGATTTTATCAAGATCAGTCTCACGGCTTACTCACTCACGGCCATTCTTGGTGGCATTCTGATCTTTACATTTCTGACTCTGTATCCGGCGTTCTTCGGGTATCTGTCCAGTATCTTCCGCCCAGTCATGCATATCTATGCATTGATGTTCGTGGCTGAGAGCGGGACCCTCTATATCTATTATTATGGGTGGGACAAGATGAAGGAGGGTTTCCTCAAGTGGATTCATCTGAGCATGTCGGTGGTTTTGAACGTTATCGGCACGCTGCTCATGTTCCTGGCGAATTCTTGGATCGGGTTCATGATGTCGCCCGCCGGTGTCGACGAGCAGGGTCGGTACTTGGGGAATATCTGGCATGTTATTCATACTGCCTTGTGGAATCCTCTCAACCTCCACCGCATTCTGGGCAACATGGCGTTCGGTGGAGGAGTCGTGGCCGCCTACGCCGCGTATAAGTTCCTGTCGGCGAAGACCGAAGAGGACCGTGCCCACTACGATTGGATGGGCTACATCGCAATGGCGCTTGGCGTGGCCTTCTTGATCCCATTGCCATTCGCCGGATATTGGCTCATGCGCGAGGTGTACGCGTATCGTCAGCAGATGGGCATCACTTTGATGGGCGGTTTGCTTGCCTGGTTGTTTATTATCCAGGCCACGATGATCGGTATTCTTTTCTTGAGCACCAATTACTATCTCTGGCAGGCAATGGGCCGTATGCGCGGCGCTGAGAAGTATCAACGGTACATTAAATATCTTGTGTTTCTGCTCATCTGCGGATTCTTGGTGTTTATTACGCCGCACACCATGGTGATGTCGCCGGCTGAATTGAAGGCCATGGGAGGACAGCAGCATCCGGTGCTGGGTAACTTTGGGGTCATGTCGGCGAAGAATGGCGGCATCAACGTCATTATTACGACGACCGTCCTGAGTTTCATTTGGTATATGCGAGGTAATAAGGTCTCAACCGTCTCATGGGCGAAGTTCGGGAACATCTTTATGGGAGTATTCTTTGCCTGCGCGTACATCAACATTATCTGGCTTGCTATTTACGGGTATTACATTCCTGCGAACGTGCGAGTCGGGTTATCCGTTCCGCAAGTGGCGACAACCTTGTCATGCCTCTTCTTTATGTTCGCGCTGAACACTGTGATGATGAAGGGGGCAAAGCAAATGGGGCCGATTGAGTGGGGTAAGATTTCCGTCCGCTCACAGTATGCCCTCATCATGTTGGCGACGGCTTTCACCTGGATGATGGCATTAATGGGCTATATTCGCTCTTCCGTTCGCCTGTTCTGGCACGTCAATGAGATCATGCGGGATAACTCCCCTTGGGCCTATACGCATACGGTTGGATTCGCCGCTAACATGATTTCATTCAATGTACTGTTTTTCTGGATCAGTATCCTTTTCGTCTTCTGGATGGGCAGCTTGGCGGCAAAGAAGGCTCCGGTGGAGGCCAAAGCCGGCATCCCAGGCAGCGTCCCGCAGCCGGCTGCTAGTCACTAA
- a CDS encoding DUF3047 domain-containing protein → MWQPSVFAQGQPLVLEDFQAKEADGFPSQWDHENQRSQSKGREAYKVRSENGTNFLSAKDAGQRIKKKKIDWDPKAYPILTWRWRLNKATTGTEPLAAVYASLDTDLLFIPVFTKYVWSESKPDGTLTEGGMFSGSEIVVQTGTKEIGQWFEERVNVYEDFKRIHKHEPAEKAWGISIIATPGVEIDFGPLIAVSAK, encoded by the coding sequence ATGTGGCAGCCATCCGTGTTTGCGCAAGGGCAACCATTAGTCCTGGAAGACTTTCAGGCGAAGGAAGCGGATGGATTTCCTTCGCAATGGGATCACGAAAATCAGCGAAGTCAATCGAAAGGCCGGGAAGCCTACAAGGTGCGGTCGGAGAACGGCACGAACTTTCTGTCGGCAAAAGATGCCGGTCAGCGAATCAAGAAGAAAAAAATCGACTGGGATCCCAAGGCCTATCCCATTTTGACCTGGCGCTGGCGTCTCAACAAAGCAACGACTGGAACAGAACCGCTGGCTGCAGTCTATGCTTCCCTCGATACCGATCTCCTCTTCATCCCGGTCTTCACAAAATATGTGTGGAGCGAGTCGAAACCGGATGGCACTTTAACGGAAGGCGGCATGTTTAGTGGCTCCGAGATTGTCGTCCAGACTGGAACGAAGGAGATCGGGCAATGGTTTGAGGAGCGTGTGAACGTGTACGAGGACTTCAAGCGGATTCACAAGCATGAGCCGGCGGAGAAGGCTTGGGGCATATCCATTATCGCGACACCTGGTGTTGAAATCGATTTTGGTCCGCTGATTGCCGTTTCGGCCAAGTAG
- a CDS encoding cytochrome c, with protein MKALMSLGALIGVAGLLLLGGMIFDVIPSNTVRLVEGYMPMQMLFEFACFVAGFAGLSYMMSAMGMALPRFWQGIGFWAFVLLYLKFRVYPPIPFSVRAMYGTVSLVAVFMWVSASEEDWKKFKQPIMNVLDAQTGMNRLLRYAYLVILPILIGGFSYNVMMPKSEEPIELRTVHPAPPASTKVHGKTYTLQTSQNPYRVNQEGKYDQEYTNANIVEQGMGRLMKPNANPWDDKNQGYLKYVREGGEIFFQNCHFCHGDNLNGRGLHAFAFNPIPANFTDPGTIAQLQETFIFWRVSKGGIGLPNEGFPWASVMPPWEQHLTVDEIWKVILFEYWHTGYYPRTWD; from the coding sequence ATGAAAGCGTTAATGTCGCTTGGTGCTCTGATAGGAGTAGCGGGGCTTCTCCTGCTGGGAGGGATGATCTTCGATGTTATTCCCTCGAATACCGTACGTTTAGTCGAAGGCTATATGCCCATGCAAATGCTTTTTGAGTTTGCATGCTTCGTCGCCGGCTTTGCAGGGCTGAGCTATATGATGAGCGCTATGGGCATGGCGCTTCCTCGTTTTTGGCAGGGGATCGGTTTCTGGGCGTTCGTTCTACTGTATTTGAAATTCCGCGTCTATCCACCGATTCCATTCAGCGTCCGCGCCATGTATGGCACCGTGTCTCTCGTCGCGGTCTTCATGTGGGTCTCGGCTAGTGAGGAAGATTGGAAGAAATTCAAGCAACCCATCATGAACGTACTCGACGCGCAGACCGGGATGAACAGACTATTGCGCTATGCCTATCTTGTGATTCTACCCATCCTTATCGGTGGGTTTTCCTACAACGTTATGATGCCTAAATCAGAAGAACCGATCGAGTTACGAACAGTTCACCCAGCGCCTCCGGCCAGCACAAAGGTTCATGGTAAGACCTATACATTGCAGACTTCACAGAATCCATACCGGGTGAATCAGGAAGGGAAATACGATCAGGAGTACACGAACGCCAATATTGTCGAGCAAGGTATGGGTCGGTTGATGAAACCGAATGCCAACCCATGGGATGACAAAAATCAGGGGTACTTGAAGTATGTGCGTGAGGGTGGAGAGATATTCTTCCAAAACTGTCATTTCTGCCACGGAGATAATCTTAACGGCCGCGGCCTACATGCCTTCGCCTTCAACCCGATTCCTGCAAACTTCACCGATCCCGGTACTATTGCTCAGCTTCAAGAAACATTCATCTTTTGGCGAGTTTCTAAAGGCGGCATCGGGTTGCCCAATGAAGGATTTCCTTGGGCCTCGGTTATGCCCCCATGGGAACAGCATTTAACGGTAGACGAAATCTGGAAGGTGATTTTGTTCGAATATTGGCACACAGGGTACTATCCACGAACCTGGGATTAG
- a CDS encoding cytochrome ubiquinol oxidase subunit I: MGQGFRLKRSAIRIATCIATVAIAIGCAWNGPDLSFAELSTDVYFGTEGTPQGPAVPAPHETAYPRIGSLDSRLLVWFVTQQHTYFGGFVLALPLFCALLEFLGLTTKKPALALRYDGLARDLAKVAVLSLSVTALIGSTMLTMFITLYPSFMTYMGGTFKGFMPAYAAVFLGETLLLIVYYYGWNRMTDRGMKWIHAAIGILTNIVGTALLTLVNSWSAFMMSPAGVDAQGRFLGNTWHLLHSALWNPLNVHRFLADIMSGGAVVLAYACYRFFTSKTDEERAYFDWVGYVFLFVTVCALMPMPIAGYWLMKSVFMFRQTMGVTMMGGLLTWLFVVQALLIGVLFLGINYYLWQSMARIKGGERYQPYYQLLLGVLMLALFIWLTPHTLLMSASEVKAMGGAQHPVIGNYGVMSAKNGAVNILILVTALSFLYYRRANRTMTISWVRTGNALIAILYVVGALNVIWLSVYGFYLPAKVRVGLSAPQALTTLTVIVVGVVINRLMLRGAVVHGPIQWGKIPLRGMVGLFGLAASFSWVMGLMGYIRSSGRLSWHVSELMADVSPWAFTPDLQFATKMVTLNMVVFWVAVLALFWMCERAQQPVMGEEFRDKQTPLLTPVPSQET, translated from the coding sequence ATGGGTCAAGGATTCAGATTGAAGCGTTCTGCGATCAGGATTGCGACCTGCATCGCGACGGTCGCGATCGCCATTGGATGCGCGTGGAATGGACCAGATCTCTCATTTGCAGAGTTATCGACCGATGTGTACTTCGGCACTGAGGGGACTCCACAGGGACCGGCGGTTCCTGCTCCGCATGAGACGGCTTATCCGCGAATCGGCTCCTTGGACAGTCGGTTGCTGGTGTGGTTCGTGACACAGCAACATACCTACTTCGGCGGTTTCGTGCTCGCCCTTCCTTTATTTTGCGCGCTGCTCGAGTTCCTGGGTTTGACAACGAAGAAGCCAGCCTTGGCCCTTCGTTACGACGGTCTCGCGAGAGATCTGGCGAAGGTGGCGGTTTTGTCACTGTCGGTGACGGCGCTCATCGGCAGTACGATGTTGACGATGTTCATCACGCTGTACCCCAGTTTCATGACATATATGGGCGGGACGTTTAAAGGCTTCATGCCGGCCTACGCTGCCGTGTTCCTCGGTGAGACGCTGCTGCTGATCGTCTATTACTACGGTTGGAATCGGATGACGGATCGTGGCATGAAGTGGATCCACGCGGCGATCGGTATCCTGACGAATATTGTGGGGACAGCGTTGCTGACGCTGGTAAATTCTTGGTCTGCCTTCATGATGTCGCCGGCAGGGGTGGATGCGCAGGGGCGGTTCTTGGGGAATACCTGGCATCTGCTGCATTCCGCCCTCTGGAACCCGCTCAATGTTCATCGCTTCCTCGCGGACATCATGTCAGGCGGGGCGGTGGTGCTGGCCTATGCCTGTTATCGGTTTTTTACGAGCAAGACCGACGAGGAGCGAGCCTATTTCGATTGGGTCGGATATGTCTTTCTGTTTGTCACGGTCTGCGCGCTCATGCCCATGCCCATTGCCGGCTACTGGCTGATGAAGTCGGTGTTCATGTTTCGCCAGACTATGGGTGTGACGATGATGGGTGGGTTGCTCACATGGCTGTTTGTGGTCCAGGCACTCTTGATCGGTGTCTTGTTCCTGGGGATCAACTACTACCTCTGGCAGAGTATGGCTCGAATCAAAGGGGGCGAGCGCTATCAGCCTTACTATCAGCTCTTGTTGGGCGTGTTGATGCTGGCGCTCTTTATTTGGCTGACACCGCACACCCTGTTGATGTCTGCGAGTGAAGTGAAGGCGATGGGAGGAGCTCAGCATCCCGTGATCGGCAACTACGGAGTCATGTCGGCCAAAAATGGCGCCGTCAACATCTTGATTCTCGTCACTGCGCTCAGCTTTTTGTACTATCGCCGTGCGAATCGTACGATGACGATCTCGTGGGTCAGGACCGGAAACGCCCTCATCGCGATACTGTACGTGGTGGGTGCGTTGAACGTCATCTGGCTGTCTGTCTATGGGTTCTATTTGCCGGCAAAGGTTCGGGTCGGCCTTTCAGCTCCCCAAGCCCTCACGACGCTGACTGTGATCGTGGTTGGTGTGGTGATCAATCGTCTCATGCTTAGAGGAGCGGTGGTGCATGGCCCCATTCAGTGGGGGAAAATTCCGCTGCGCGGCATGGTCGGATTGTTCGGGTTAGCGGCATCCTTCAGTTGGGTCATGGGGTTGATGGGGTACATTCGCTCATCGGGACGCTTGTCTTGGCATGTCAGTGAGCTGATGGCCGATGTTTCGCCATGGGCCTTCACCCCGGACCTCCAATTCGCTACGAAAATGGTGACGCTGAATATGGTGGTGTTTTGGGTGGCGGTCCTCGCGCTGTTTTGGATGTGCGAGAGAGCACAGCAGCCGGTGATGGGTGAGGAATTCCGCGACAAACAAACTCCCCTACTCACGCCGGTTCCATCGCAAGAAACGTAG
- a CDS encoding c-type cytochrome: MGNLIAQTLSASWMALAILAGLMVYFQMSISDPAAKKRAVFKTFIGIVSCFLLFMAIVNYKTNFYGESRLLPVSLVTITVTTFVMALYFTNLSAMLRVGGFMFFVAAFLSGYGNWLPQVEGGFPPKEEKLDFSSMTSQQLADEGEKIIFGGIGKNKEQGAIGKGQCPLCHAFHAGMLGERAPNLLGLPERSEKERLADPKYSKGNPSKREYEVKEAFPGSGTAENALEYIAESHACPSCYVVAGYGVKGTNDKQSPMPAIHKPPISLSLPELAAVDTWFYVREGRDAPSFEEIVKAYEKFIPEADRPKMAEDKPAGATSLMADGSEPVDQIFAKAQCVSCHTIPGIPGAMGTIGPKLEEGTSAPQRIKDPTYKGTAKSPAEYIMESIVDPSAYVVKPFPDNTMPKVFGQKLSAGALKKIVDYLSQVKTGAPPPKI, encoded by the coding sequence TTGGGTAATCTGATTGCTCAAACGCTCTCGGCGAGTTGGATGGCTCTGGCTATCCTTGCAGGCCTGATGGTTTATTTTCAGATGTCTATCAGCGACCCTGCTGCCAAAAAACGTGCGGTGTTCAAGACATTCATCGGAATTGTTTCCTGCTTCCTCCTGTTCATGGCAATCGTCAATTACAAAACTAATTTTTATGGCGAAAGTCGTTTGCTGCCGGTGTCTCTTGTGACGATTACCGTGACGACCTTCGTCATGGCGTTGTACTTTACCAATCTTAGTGCAATGTTGAGGGTCGGCGGGTTTATGTTTTTCGTGGCTGCGTTCCTTTCGGGATATGGGAACTGGCTTCCGCAAGTTGAGGGAGGGTTTCCTCCCAAAGAAGAAAAGTTGGATTTCAGCTCCATGACGTCTCAACAGTTGGCTGACGAAGGTGAAAAGATTATTTTTGGAGGGATTGGAAAGAATAAGGAGCAGGGGGCTATCGGAAAAGGTCAATGTCCACTGTGTCACGCCTTTCACGCCGGTATGCTGGGTGAGCGAGCTCCAAATCTCTTAGGTCTTCCGGAGCGTTCCGAGAAAGAACGGTTGGCAGATCCTAAGTATTCCAAGGGTAATCCGTCGAAGCGTGAATATGAAGTAAAGGAAGCGTTCCCAGGGTCTGGAACCGCTGAAAATGCTCTCGAGTATATTGCCGAATCCCATGCCTGTCCGAGCTGCTACGTTGTGGCTGGGTATGGAGTGAAGGGAACTAACGACAAGCAAAGTCCAATGCCGGCTATTCACAAGCCGCCTATCTCTCTCAGTCTTCCTGAGCTGGCAGCAGTAGACACGTGGTTCTATGTCCGTGAAGGGCGCGATGCTCCCTCTTTTGAAGAGATCGTAAAGGCCTACGAGAAGTTTATTCCAGAAGCAGACCGTCCTAAAATGGCCGAAGACAAGCCTGCGGGAGCCACTTCGTTGATGGCTGATGGGTCAGAACCTGTCGACCAGATTTTTGCTAAAGCACAATGTGTATCATGTCATACGATTCCAGGGATCCCTGGGGCAATGGGGACGATCGGTCCCAAGCTTGAAGAAGGCACTAGCGCTCCACAGCGCATAAAGGACCCCACGTATAAAGGTACTGCAAAATCTCCTGCTGAATACATCATGGAGTCTATCGTGGATCCCAGTGCCTATGTTGTAAAACCATTCCCGGATAACACAATGCCGAAAGTCTTCGGGCAGAAGCTGAGCGCTGGTGCTTTGAAGAAAATCGTCGACTATTTATCACAAGTCAAGACTGGAGCGCCGCCACCGAAGATTTGA
- a CDS encoding SUMF1/EgtB/PvdO family nonheme iron enzyme — translation MLETKFKVVFLLVVLACAAMPIVAILRGTTVTPYEKPVPGTSAEIESVADSAPEEEPIPDEMVTIPAGPFVRGTESEGFDERPQRTIYLDMFAIDRYEVTNHHYQQFVLATDHRKPGLPARYAKSGGRMKGANQPVVYVSWDDAMEYCRWKGKRLPTEAEWEKAMRGTDGRLWPWGNKEQANGANWARVPDGYEVSASVGIFQTDKSPYGVMDGAGNVIEWVADWYDEAYYKSSPEENPPSPEYGTYRVLRGGGYTTTGGDVRITSRSKMMPDFRDETIGFRCAISKTEMKEEGEKKPDEFTENRSSRESKTRPK, via the coding sequence ATGCTGGAAACCAAGTTCAAGGTTGTCTTCTTGCTCGTCGTATTGGCCTGTGCCGCCATGCCCATCGTTGCGATTTTGCGAGGGACCACCGTAACGCCGTATGAAAAGCCGGTGCCTGGAACCAGCGCCGAAATTGAGTCGGTGGCAGATAGCGCTCCTGAAGAGGAACCTATTCCGGATGAGATGGTGACGATTCCGGCGGGGCCGTTCGTTCGCGGAACTGAGAGCGAGGGGTTCGATGAGCGACCGCAACGAACCATCTACTTGGATATGTTTGCTATCGATCGGTACGAAGTGACGAATCATCACTATCAGCAGTTCGTCCTGGCGACCGACCATCGGAAGCCCGGGCTACCCGCGCGTTACGCCAAGAGCGGTGGAAGGATGAAAGGAGCAAATCAGCCGGTCGTCTATGTATCGTGGGATGATGCGATGGAGTACTGCCGATGGAAAGGGAAGCGACTTCCGACGGAAGCCGAGTGGGAGAAAGCTATGCGTGGTACGGACGGAAGGCTCTGGCCATGGGGGAACAAAGAGCAGGCCAATGGCGCCAACTGGGCCCGAGTGCCGGATGGGTATGAGGTATCCGCGTCGGTGGGAATTTTTCAGACTGACAAGAGCCCCTATGGAGTGATGGATGGAGCGGGCAACGTCATCGAGTGGGTGGCAGATTGGTACGATGAAGCGTACTACAAGAGCTCGCCGGAAGAGAATCCACCGAGCCCTGAATATGGCACCTACCGGGTGCTTCGCGGCGGAGGCTATACGACGACCGGAGGAGATGTTCGAATCACTAGTCGAAGCAAGATGATGCCGGACTTTCGAGATGAGACGATCGGATTTCGTTGCGCAATTTCAAAGACAGAAATGAAAGAAGAGGGGGAGAAAAAGCCAGATGAATTTACAGAAAATCGAAGTAGTAGAGAATCAAAAACACGGCCAAAATGA
- a CDS encoding c-type cytochrome, with the protein MMDSITQKAGIAAVAAFGVVLVSSAGYSSVSAQGLPEGFKKGDLAPEPSAEMIEAGKRVYFTKCVWCHGVDGAGDGPGADRLWPRPRNFNQGTFKIRHTASGELPLFDAKKPIPGQNDLFETVTHGLPGSAMPSWEGILTEEQRLQVLAFVTTQLVKDRKFTDKQSETQTVLQLAEIKAKPATDESKKRGSELVVEKKCVECHGMEGRGDGNAFNLKDDWGFSIQPADWHKCWNFRGSRQDPYNVGNIFRTFSTGVNGTPMPSFADNTTVDERWDIANFVNSLCERDALGNPLPIDPLTDKPKINFVVPSDLVEGEIPTDMEHEAWKKAPKRYVAMGGQITHKPRNFVNRIDDIWVRSLYNDKSIVYLLEWDDRTKSVAEGKLPWAPTQVNIDIKEQEPKTGEGESIAAHQNNYTVYNDAIAIETAVKWKELPAPIKPRYLFGTNDQFPVDIVKWEADGSLRAFKGTGWDKDFEERDNYEESMKLLKGEWKDGRWYVMIQRPLGNKKDQDYDEDTFFEMGQYIPTVFFAWDGHNGDAGRKMAVSAFFYTFMNPPIPRETYIYPAVIAVGVVLLEGWVLTRRANKKKGKTL; encoded by the coding sequence ATGATGGACAGCATAACTCAGAAGGCCGGAATTGCAGCGGTTGCTGCCTTCGGAGTGGTTCTAGTGTCTAGCGCGGGATATTCGTCCGTTTCAGCCCAAGGGCTTCCTGAGGGTTTTAAAAAGGGTGATCTCGCGCCAGAACCGTCGGCAGAAATGATTGAAGCAGGGAAGCGAGTCTATTTCACCAAGTGCGTCTGGTGTCACGGTGTCGATGGTGCCGGTGACGGACCTGGAGCTGATCGACTCTGGCCTCGCCCGCGAAACTTCAATCAAGGGACATTCAAGATTCGCCATACAGCGAGCGGCGAGTTGCCGTTGTTCGATGCGAAAAAGCCGATCCCAGGTCAAAACGATCTCTTTGAGACGGTTACTCATGGGCTGCCTGGTTCCGCTATGCCATCCTGGGAAGGCATTCTGACCGAAGAACAGCGTCTTCAAGTCCTGGCTTTCGTCACAACACAACTGGTCAAGGATCGAAAATTTACGGATAAACAGTCGGAAACTCAAACGGTATTACAGTTGGCTGAAATCAAGGCAAAACCCGCAACCGATGAAAGCAAGAAACGCGGTTCCGAACTCGTCGTCGAGAAGAAGTGCGTCGAATGCCACGGGATGGAAGGGCGTGGAGATGGGAACGCCTTTAATTTGAAGGACGACTGGGGTTTCTCGATTCAGCCGGCCGATTGGCACAAGTGCTGGAACTTCCGTGGGAGCCGTCAGGATCCATACAACGTGGGCAACATTTTTCGAACTTTCTCGACGGGTGTCAATGGTACGCCGATGCCCTCGTTTGCCGACAACACTACGGTTGATGAACGATGGGATATAGCGAACTTTGTTAATTCGCTCTGTGAAAGGGACGCATTAGGCAATCCGCTGCCGATTGATCCGTTGACCGATAAGCCGAAAATCAACTTCGTGGTCCCATCCGATCTCGTTGAGGGAGAAATTCCGACCGACATGGAACATGAAGCTTGGAAAAAAGCTCCGAAGCGATATGTGGCTATGGGTGGACAGATCACTCATAAACCTAGGAATTTCGTCAACCGGATCGACGATATCTGGGTGCGGTCACTCTACAATGATAAATCGATCGTGTACCTTTTGGAGTGGGATGATAGAACCAAGAGTGTCGCAGAGGGCAAACTTCCATGGGCTCCGACTCAGGTCAATATCGATATTAAGGAACAGGAGCCAAAGACAGGTGAAGGAGAATCCATTGCTGCTCACCAAAACAATTACACGGTATACAACGATGCGATTGCCATTGAGACAGCAGTAAAGTGGAAAGAGCTACCTGCGCCGATCAAGCCTCGCTACTTGTTTGGTACCAACGACCAATTCCCGGTTGATATCGTCAAGTGGGAAGCAGACGGATCCCTCCGCGCGTTCAAAGGCACGGGTTGGGATAAGGATTTTGAAGAACGTGATAACTACGAAGAAAGCATGAAGCTCTTGAAGGGCGAGTGGAAGGACGGTCGTTGGTATGTCATGATCCAACGGCCACTCGGCAATAAGAAGGATCAGGACTACGACGAGGATACATTCTTCGAGATGGGGCAATACATTCCGACGGTGTTCTTTGCCTGGGATGGCCACAATGGCGATGCGGGACGAAAGATGGCGGTTTCCGCATTTTTCTATACATTCATGAACCCGCCCATTCCGCGGGAAACGTACATCTATCCGGCAGTTATTGCGGTCGGTGTGGTGCTGCTCGAAGGGTGGGTCCTGACCCGTCGTGCGAACAAGAAAAAGGGTAAGACCCTGTAG
- a CDS encoding SUMF1/EgtB/PvdO family nonheme iron enzyme — protein sequence MENKGVLVGSIVFVFASFFLMIGMLVYESYKANQMKQLVMSVKSEARPMANSLPAQDFSMYKTKTGDEGREMVQIPEGPFTMGSNEGDPDEAPEHQVYLKVFYLDKNEVTQEEYMRFAKMTKRPLPRIEVFEDDQSKVLKPGLAAMSVSWDEAAAYCKWAGKRLPTEAEWEKAGRGESKKRYPWGDKFVTNAANLDGSEDGYKYLSPPGSFDAGRSSYGLYDMTGNVAEWVEDSYDEHYYKKSPFRDPKGPENADLKVVRGGSWRETEHNARLSKRFAAKHWRTDVTIGIRCASDLDQAGGGPES from the coding sequence GTGGAAAACAAGGGCGTCTTAGTCGGTTCCATCGTTTTCGTGTTTGCGTCGTTCTTTCTCATGATCGGCATGCTGGTCTACGAGTCCTATAAGGCAAATCAAATGAAACAGCTTGTCATGTCGGTAAAATCGGAAGCCCGACCGATGGCGAACAGCTTACCGGCTCAGGATTTCTCGATGTACAAGACGAAGACGGGGGATGAAGGTCGGGAGATGGTGCAGATCCCCGAAGGCCCTTTTACGATGGGAAGCAATGAAGGGGATCCGGATGAGGCTCCCGAGCATCAAGTATACCTTAAGGTGTTTTACCTCGATAAAAATGAAGTCACCCAAGAGGAATACATGCGCTTCGCGAAAATGACCAAGCGCCCTCTGCCCAGGATCGAGGTGTTCGAAGACGATCAGTCGAAGGTTTTGAAGCCGGGATTGGCTGCCATGAGTGTTTCCTGGGACGAGGCGGCCGCCTACTGCAAGTGGGCCGGCAAGAGACTTCCAACGGAAGCTGAGTGGGAGAAGGCCGGCCGTGGCGAGAGCAAGAAAAGATATCCATGGGGAGATAAGTTTGTCACGAATGCCGCCAACCTCGACGGCAGTGAAGACGGGTATAAGTATCTTTCCCCTCCTGGGTCCTTCGACGCGGGACGGAGTTCCTACGGCCTCTATGACATGACTGGTAACGTCGCGGAGTGGGTCGAAGATTCCTACGATGAGCACTACTACAAGAAATCTCCGTTTCGTGATCCAAAAGGACCAGAAAACGCAGATCTCAAAGTCGTGCGCGGTGGCTCATGGCGGGAAACCGAGCATAATGCGAGACTGTCAAAGCGATTTGCGGCCAAACATTGGCGAACAGATGTGACGATCGGTATTCGTTGCGCAAGTGATCTGGATCAAGCCGGGGGTGGTCCTGAGTCTTAG